Proteins encoded in a region of the Halarcobacter mediterraneus genome:
- a CDS encoding YgiW/YdeI family stress tolerance OB fold protein — protein sequence MKKSLILASLLFASTTVFADFTGNTSESKSQGGFSGPSISKTTIEQAKTLKDDKPVVIKGKIIKHLGKDKYLFSDSSGEITIEIDHDDWRGVNVGPEDTITIYGEIDKDWNSIEIDVDSVKK from the coding sequence ATGAAAAAAAGTCTTATATTAGCAAGTTTATTATTTGCCTCAACAACAGTTTTTGCAGACTTTACCGGAAATACGAGTGAAAGTAAATCTCAAGGTGGATTTTCAGGACCTAGTATTTCAAAAACAACAATAGAACAAGCAAAAACATTAAAAGATGATAAGCCTGTAGTAATAAAAGGGAAAATTATAAAACATTTAGGAAAAGATAAATATCTTTTTAGTGATTCATCAGGAGAAATAACAATTGAAATTGACCACGATGATTGGAGAGGTGTTAATGTTGGACCAGAAGATACTATTACGATTTATGGGGAAATAGATAAAGATTGGAATTCTATTGAAATAGATGTAGATTCTGTTAAAAAATAG
- a CDS encoding aminotransferase class I/II-fold pyridoxal phosphate-dependent enzyme produces the protein MFDFRSEINFLKPNIEIDFNKVCDESSSYKLLLSLLEKRYKVNKENIELFNGYSSAIYSLLKYLDSKYCYIYSPCNLEYKEASNNLSYETRLINRFENIYLPIKEFSVVVFMNPSFLDGTYYELEKLFEYWKSKNAKVIIDETLIDFCGKKSNVDYLSEYDNLFILKDLSKFYSRKNLNIATVFTNNKNIEKLRKFEPQNKVSNFEIKYLEEALKDIKFSSITNSVYIKNRIELEKVLQKYSFTDFMFQSNSNSILLKLKNITSEEFEKQLFENNIILNSCLEYDFIDESFVSFYISSLFNIQGLKKALENAF, from the coding sequence ATGTTTGATTTTAGAAGTGAAATAAATTTTTTAAAGCCAAATATTGAGATTGATTTTAATAAAGTATGTGATGAAAGCTCTTCATATAAATTACTTTTATCTTTACTTGAAAAACGATATAAGGTAAATAAAGAAAATATCGAACTTTTTAACGGTTACTCTTCTGCTATATATTCTCTTTTAAAATATTTAGACTCAAAATATTGTTATATTTATTCTCCTTGCAATTTAGAATATAAAGAAGCTTCAAATAACTTAAGCTATGAAACAAGATTGATTAATAGATTTGAAAATATATATTTACCCATAAAAGAGTTTAGTGTTGTAGTCTTTATGAACCCTTCTTTTTTAGATGGTACCTATTATGAATTAGAAAAACTCTTTGAATATTGGAAGAGTAAAAATGCTAAAGTAATTATTGATGAAACATTGATTGATTTTTGTGGGAAAAAGTCTAATGTTGATTATTTATCAGAATATGATAATCTTTTTATTTTAAAGGATTTAAGTAAATTTTACTCTCGAAAGAACTTAAATATAGCAACTGTTTTTACAAATAATAAGAATATAGAAAAACTTAGAAAGTTTGAACCCCAAAATAAGGTTTCAAATTTTGAAATAAAATATTTAGAAGAGGCTTTGAAAGATATAAAGTTTTCTTCAATAACAAATTCAGTTTATATAAAAAATCGTATAGAACTAGAAAAAGTTTTACAGAAATATAGTTTTACAGACTTTATGTTTCAAAGTAATTCAAATTCAATATTACTAAAACTTAAAAATATCACTTCAGAAGAGTTTGAAAAGCAACTTTTTGAAAATAATATTATTTTAAATTCTTGTTTAGAATATGACTTTATTGATGAAAGCTTTGTAAGTTTTTATATTTCTTCCTTATTTAATATACAAGGCTTAAAAAAGGCATTAGAAAATGCTTTTTGA
- a CDS encoding MarC family protein: MELFFSTFLKMFFIMTPFFVLSVFLTVTSEVTSAQKRALAIKVTISVIIISLILLYFGKHIFAVFGITLDAFRIGAGSLLFLSAVDLIKGNKDTQKVEQKDISELAVVPLSIPITIGPGTVGILLVMGASFDSNGSMLLGSFALICAILLIGFMLYSSAIIDRIVGKQGLLVISKITGLFLAALSAQIVFTGIKNFLGL, encoded by the coding sequence ATGGAATTATTCTTTTCAACATTTTTAAAAATGTTTTTTATAATGACACCTTTTTTTGTTTTATCAGTTTTTTTAACTGTAACAAGTGAAGTTACCTCTGCTCAAAAAAGAGCCCTTGCAATTAAAGTGACTATTTCAGTAATTATTATTAGCTTAATTTTATTATATTTTGGAAAACATATCTTTGCTGTTTTTGGTATAACTTTAGATGCTTTTAGAATAGGTGCAGGTTCTTTACTATTTCTTTCTGCTGTTGATTTAATAAAAGGAAATAAAGATACTCAAAAAGTAGAGCAAAAAGATATTTCAGAGTTAGCAGTTGTTCCTTTGTCTATTCCTATTACAATTGGACCAGGAACAGTTGGTATTTTGCTTGTAATGGGTGCAAGTTTTGATTCAAATGGTTCTATGCTATTAGGTAGTTTTGCTCTTATTTGTGCAATTTTATTAATAGGTTTTATGCTTTATTCTTCTGCAATAATTGATAGAATAGTAGGGAAACAAGGGTTACTTGTAATTTCAAAAATAACTGGACTTTTTCTAGCAGCTTTATCTGCTCAAATTGTTTTTACGGGAATTAAAAACTTTTTAGGTCTGTAA
- the dsbD gene encoding protein-disulfide reductase DsbD encodes MKKILILLLFMVVSLFSLERSFLEPHEAFKVNMEEKDEKIVASIKLGKDIYLYHEQLKVLITQPKEIDITSKLQLPKPEEYDGFIVHFNEISIDIPFSVLKDSVDASSYEVQFHFQGCSKAGLCYSPMDETTTVTLGNDAGNNLEIVESKTTKPIEKVEENNNISESDSIVNTLKDKNIILVLATFFGFGLLLSLTPCVFPMIPILSSIIVKAGDSEKLTASKGFFLSLVYVLAMSVAYTIAGVLAGVFGANLQVALQNPYVLSAFAFIFVVLAFSMFGYFKLELPQALQTKVNQTTEGKEKQGVFGVAIMGFLSALVVGPCVAPPLAGALVYIGQTGDAFLGGAALFVMSLGMGVPLLLIGLGAGKFMPKPGGWMEQVTKVFGIVMLAIAVWMLDRVLDPSIVMYLWALLFLGAGLFIKNFEHILVKLLATLLLIYGTATFIGAVSGATNVLKPLEKFTSSKIVSSTSSTDLDFKKVKNLMELEREIKTSSKPVLLDFWANWCVSCKELDNITFQDEEVRKVLEKFTLLKADVTKNSDDDKALMKKFQVFGPPALIFFDENNQEMKAAKIIGYKNPEEFLAVINKNFK; translated from the coding sequence ATGAAAAAAATACTAATATTACTACTATTTATGGTAGTTAGTCTATTCTCATTAGAAAGATCTTTTTTAGAACCACACGAAGCTTTTAAAGTAAATATGGAAGAAAAAGATGAAAAAATAGTTGCAAGTATAAAACTAGGGAAAGATATATATTTATATCATGAACAATTAAAAGTTTTAATTACACAACCAAAAGAGATAGACATTACTTCTAAATTACAATTACCAAAGCCAGAAGAGTATGATGGTTTTATTGTACACTTTAATGAAATTTCAATTGATATTCCTTTTTCTGTATTAAAAGATAGTGTTGATGCTTCTTCTTATGAGGTACAGTTTCATTTTCAAGGTTGTTCAAAAGCAGGACTTTGTTATTCTCCAATGGATGAAACAACAACCGTTACTTTAGGGAATGATGCTGGCAATAACTTAGAAATAGTAGAAAGTAAAACTACAAAACCTATAGAGAAAGTTGAGGAAAATAATAATATCTCAGAAAGTGATAGTATAGTAAATACTTTAAAAGATAAAAATATTATTTTAGTTTTAGCAACATTTTTTGGTTTTGGTTTATTATTATCTTTAACACCTTGTGTTTTCCCAATGATTCCTATTCTTTCTTCAATTATAGTAAAGGCAGGAGATAGTGAAAAATTAACTGCTTCAAAAGGTTTTTTCTTATCTTTAGTATATGTACTAGCAATGTCAGTAGCGTATACAATAGCAGGTGTTTTAGCAGGTGTATTTGGAGCTAATTTACAAGTGGCATTACAAAATCCATATGTTCTTTCAGCCTTTGCTTTTATTTTTGTAGTCTTAGCATTTTCAATGTTTGGATACTTTAAATTAGAATTACCACAAGCTTTACAAACAAAAGTGAATCAAACAACAGAAGGGAAAGAAAAACAAGGAGTTTTTGGAGTTGCAATTATGGGATTCCTTTCAGCCCTTGTTGTTGGTCCTTGTGTTGCACCGCCACTTGCAGGTGCTTTAGTTTATATTGGACAAACAGGTGATGCTTTTTTAGGTGGAGCTGCATTATTTGTAATGAGTTTAGGTATGGGTGTTCCTTTATTATTAATTGGACTAGGAGCAGGAAAATTTATGCCAAAACCAGGTGGTTGGATGGAGCAAGTTACAAAAGTATTCGGAATTGTAATGCTTGCAATTGCGGTATGGATGTTAGATAGAGTACTTGACCCAAGTATTGTAATGTATTTATGGGCATTATTATTTTTAGGTGCTGGATTATTTATCAAAAACTTTGAGCATATTTTAGTAAAATTACTTGCTACTTTATTATTAATATACGGAACAGCTACTTTTATTGGTGCTGTAAGTGGAGCAACAAATGTTTTAAAACCTTTAGAAAAATTCACTTCTTCTAAAATTGTAAGCTCTACAAGTAGTACTGATTTAGATTTTAAAAAAGTTAAAAATTTAATGGAATTAGAAAGAGAAATAAAAACTTCATCTAAACCAGTGTTATTAGACTTTTGGGCTAATTGGTGTGTTTCTTGTAAAGAGTTAGATAATATTACTTTCCAAGATGAAGAAGTAAGAAAAGTTTTAGAAAAATTTACTCTACTTAAAGCTGATGTTACAAAAAATAGTGATGATGATAAAGCTTTAATGAAAAAGTTCCAAGTTTTTGGACCTCCTGCTTTAATATTTTTTGATGAAAATAATCAAGAGATGAAAGCAGCAAAAATTATAGGATATAAAAATCCAGAAGAGTTTTTAGCAGTAATTAATAAAAATTTCAAATAA
- a CDS encoding rhodanese-like domain-containing protein — MNKLKSLSPQEVEELIDTNSIIIDIRREDEWKHTGIIKNSHTMTFFDMFGNCDISTWMSKLENLISTKDDLIILVCAHANRTRTVADYLIQNHGFTNIAHLEGGIAAWIEEDKDLEKYNK, encoded by the coding sequence ATGAACAAACTTAAGAGTTTATCTCCTCAAGAAGTGGAAGAATTAATAGATACAAATAGTATTATAATTGATATTAGAAGAGAAGATGAATGGAAACACACAGGAATAATTAAAAACTCTCACACAATGACTTTTTTTGATATGTTTGGAAATTGTGATATATCAACATGGATGTCAAAACTTGAAAATCTTATTTCGACAAAAGATGATCTTATTATTTTAGTTTGTGCTCATGCAAATAGAACAAGAACTGTTGCAGATTATTTAATTCAAAACCATGGTTTTACAAATATTGCACATTTAGAAGGCGGTATTGCAGCTTGGATTGAAGAAGATAAAGATTTAGAAAAATATAATAAATAA
- a CDS encoding phosphatidylserine decarboxylase produces the protein MHITNIISQYFGKFAKTEFPSFFQKIINGVYAKIFKLDLSEFRGAKYYKSLTDLFTRELAIAREIDEDKEVFISPTDSLITQCGNLDEDLALQIKGMEYSFEELLTYNCANNFDKLKNGTYMNFYLSPRDYHRYHAPCDFEVKKLIHIPGKLYPVNLKYLNKQIDLFAENERVILECIHEEKLFYMVFVGALNVGQMVFEFEPKVETNTKIRDIQIYDYEEKFLKKGDCLGYFKMGSTVVMFWEKGFVELENLLGQSIKYGQGICKKLV, from the coding sequence ATGCATATAACAAATATAATTTCTCAATATTTTGGAAAGTTTGCAAAAACAGAATTTCCTTCATTTTTTCAAAAAATTATAAATGGAGTCTATGCAAAGATTTTTAAACTTGATTTGAGTGAATTTAGAGGAGCTAAATATTATAAATCTTTAACAGATTTATTTACGAGAGAATTAGCAATTGCCAGAGAAATTGATGAAGATAAAGAAGTCTTTATTTCTCCAACAGATAGTTTAATTACTCAGTGTGGAAATTTAGACGAAGATTTAGCTTTACAAATAAAAGGGATGGAATATTCATTTGAAGAATTATTAACTTATAATTGTGCTAATAATTTTGATAAATTAAAAAATGGTACTTATATGAATTTTTATTTATCTCCAAGGGATTATCATAGATACCATGCTCCTTGTGATTTTGAAGTAAAAAAATTAATTCACATTCCAGGTAAATTATATCCTGTAAATTTAAAATATCTAAATAAACAAATTGATTTATTTGCAGAAAATGAAAGAGTTATATTAGAGTGTATTCATGAAGAGAAATTATTTTATATGGTTTTTGTAGGTGCATTAAATGTTGGACAAATGGTATTTGAATTTGAACCGAAAGTAGAAACAAATACAAAAATTAGAGATATTCAGATTTATGATTATGAAGAGAAGTTTCTTAAAAAAGGTGATTGTTTAGGTTATTTTAAAATGGGCTCAACAGTAGTTATGTTTTGGGAAAAAGGTTTTGTTGAACTTGAAAATCTTCTTGGGCAGTCAATTAAATATGGACAAGGTATTTGTAAAAAACTAGTATAA
- the mltA gene encoding murein transglycosylase A → MNKIIYSIILLILFFTGCSQKEPLKFEKLDKISKANVKKVELDKIHGFYADDLNYALEVFKKDCKRAKRYELFEKACEKANDYENGSQFFTENFVAYELYNNDGTDTGVITGYYEPLLKGSLTQSEKYKYPIYKTPDDMYIVDLSSIYPELKKYRLRGKIKGNRIIPYDDREKINDRDDLEAICYVDDRFDLFFLHIQGSGKVQLENGDILNIGYANQNGHKYKGIGGMLLKEGVLKGYGASMQGIKAYLKDNPKRVDEILHANKSYIFFSKRGQGATGALGTELVAQRNLAVDRKYIPLGMPVFINTKNSVTQEKIDRLMVAADVGGAIKGEIRADFFYGNGKDAEVYAGGMKEQGKLTILVPKEFAK, encoded by the coding sequence ATGAACAAAATTATCTATTCAATTATTTTATTAATACTTTTTTTTACAGGATGTTCTCAAAAAGAACCACTTAAATTTGAAAAGCTAGATAAGATATCAAAAGCAAATGTAAAAAAAGTTGAATTAGATAAGATACATGGTTTTTATGCTGATGATTTAAATTATGCTCTAGAAGTATTTAAAAAAGATTGTAAAAGAGCAAAAAGATATGAACTTTTTGAAAAAGCTTGTGAAAAAGCAAATGATTATGAAAATGGTTCACAATTTTTTACAGAAAATTTTGTTGCTTATGAACTTTATAATAATGATGGGACAGACACTGGAGTTATAACAGGTTATTATGAACCTTTATTAAAAGGTAGTCTTACTCAAAGTGAAAAATACAAATACCCAATTTATAAAACTCCTGATGATATGTATATTGTTGATTTATCTTCTATTTATCCAGAACTTAAAAAGTATAGATTAAGAGGTAAAATAAAAGGAAATAGAATTATTCCTTATGATGATAGAGAAAAAATAAATGATAGAGATGATTTAGAAGCAATTTGTTATGTTGATGATAGATTTGATTTATTCTTTTTACATATACAAGGTTCAGGTAAAGTTCAACTTGAAAATGGAGATATCTTAAATATAGGATATGCAAATCAAAATGGGCATAAATATAAAGGTATAGGTGGAATGCTTTTAAAAGAAGGAGTTCTTAAAGGTTATGGAGCTTCAATGCAAGGAATTAAAGCTTATTTAAAAGATAATCCTAAAAGAGTAGATGAAATATTACATGCAAATAAGAGTTATATTTTCTTTTCAAAAAGAGGACAAGGTGCAACAGGAGCTTTGGGTACAGAATTAGTAGCTCAAAGGAATTTAGCGGTAGATAGAAAATATATTCCCCTTGGAATGCCTGTTTTTATTAATACAAAGAATAGTGTAACTCAAGAAAAAATTGATAGACTAATGGTTGCTGCAGATGTTGGTGGAGCAATTAAAGGTGAAATAAGAGCTGATTTCTTTTATGGAAATGGAAAAGATGCTGAAGTTTATGCAGGAGGAATGAAAGAACAAGGAAAGCTTACAATCCTTGTCCCTAAAGAATTTGCAAAGTAA
- the dnaK gene encoding molecular chaperone DnaK, whose protein sequence is MNNKEKKDNKMSKVIGIDLGTTNSCMAVYEGGEAKVIPNKEGKNTTPSIVAFTDKGEVLVGDPAKRQAITNPEKTIYSVKRIMGLMMDEENAKEAQSKVGYKIVNRNGAAAVEIADKVYTPQEISAKILGKLKADAEEYLGAPVTDAVITVPAYFNDAQRKATQEAGTIAGLNVLRIINEPTAASLAYGLDKKGEEKVLVYDLGGGTFDVTVLEIGDGTFEVLSTDGNAFLGGDDFDNAIIDWLAKEFESENGFDIKNDKMALQRLKDAAENAKKELSSAESTEINLPFISMGNAGPVHLVKSLTRAKFESMTEHLINETLQHIKTAMDDAGLDKGDIQEIIMVGGSTRLPKANQVVKDYFGKDLNKGVNPDEVVAAGAAVQAGVLRGDVKDVLLLDVTPLSLGIETLGGVMTKLIEKGTTIPVKKSQVFSTAEDNQPAVSIHVTQGEREFAKDNKSLGMFELSDIPAAPRGVPQIEVTFDIDANGVLNVSAKDKGTGKENKITISGSSGLSDEEIEKMVNEAEANKEADAKRKEVIEVRNQADALLHSTRKTLEENEDAVSAEEKTKIIDAAAALEEVLKDENATKEQIEEKVKALTEVSHKLAEAMYKKEGGDQAGAGAQPNQKAKKDDDDVIDAEVE, encoded by the coding sequence ATTAATAATAAAGAAAAGAAGGATAATAAAATGAGTAAAGTAATTGGTATTGATTTAGGAACAACAAACTCTTGTATGGCAGTTTATGAAGGTGGTGAAGCAAAAGTTATTCCTAATAAAGAGGGTAAAAACACTACTCCATCTATTGTTGCATTTACAGATAAAGGTGAAGTTTTAGTTGGAGATCCAGCAAAAAGACAAGCTATTACAAACCCAGAAAAGACTATCTATTCTGTAAAAAGAATTATGGGTCTTATGATGGATGAAGAAAATGCAAAAGAAGCACAATCTAAAGTTGGATATAAAATCGTTAATAGAAATGGTGCAGCAGCAGTTGAAATTGCTGATAAAGTTTATACTCCTCAAGAAATTTCTGCAAAAATTTTAGGAAAATTAAAAGCTGATGCAGAAGAATATTTAGGGGCTCCTGTAACTGATGCAGTTATTACAGTTCCAGCATACTTCAATGATGCACAAAGAAAAGCAACTCAAGAAGCAGGAACAATTGCAGGATTAAATGTATTAAGAATTATTAATGAGCCAACAGCAGCTTCATTAGCATATGGTTTAGATAAAAAAGGTGAAGAAAAAGTACTTGTATACGATTTAGGTGGTGGTACATTTGACGTTACTGTTCTTGAAATTGGTGATGGAACATTTGAAGTACTTTCAACAGATGGTAATGCATTCTTAGGTGGAGATGACTTTGATAATGCAATCATTGATTGGTTAGCAAAAGAGTTTGAATCTGAAAATGGATTTGATATTAAAAATGATAAAATGGCATTACAAAGATTAAAAGATGCAGCTGAAAATGCTAAAAAAGAGCTTTCTTCTGCTGAATCAACTGAAATCAACTTACCATTTATTTCTATGGGTAACGCGGGACCAGTACACTTAGTTAAATCTTTAACTAGAGCAAAATTTGAGTCTATGACTGAGCATTTAATTAATGAAACACTACAACATATTAAAACTGCAATGGATGATGCAGGATTAGATAAAGGTGATATTCAAGAAATTATTATGGTTGGTGGATCAACAAGACTTCCTAAAGCTAATCAAGTAGTTAAAGATTATTTTGGAAAAGATTTAAATAAAGGGGTAAACCCTGATGAAGTTGTTGCAGCAGGTGCAGCAGTTCAAGCGGGTGTATTAAGAGGTGATGTTAAAGATGTATTATTACTAGACGTTACACCTTTATCATTAGGTATTGAAACTCTTGGTGGAGTTATGACTAAGCTGATTGAAAAAGGTACTACAATTCCTGTTAAAAAATCACAAGTATTCTCAACTGCTGAAGATAACCAACCAGCTGTATCAATTCATGTTACTCAAGGTGAAAGAGAGTTTGCAAAAGATAATAAGTCTTTAGGTATGTTTGAATTATCTGACATCCCAGCAGCTCCAAGAGGTGTTCCTCAAATTGAAGTAACATTTGATATTGATGCGAATGGTGTTTTAAATGTATCAGCTAAAGATAAAGGTACTGGAAAAGAAAATAAAATTACTATTTCTGGTTCATCTGGGTTATCTGATGAAGAAATTGAAAAAATGGTAAATGAAGCTGAAGCAAATAAAGAAGCAGATGCAAAAAGAAAAGAAGTAATTGAAGTAAGAAATCAAGCAGATGCTTTATTACACTCAACTAGAAAAACTTTGGAAGAGAATGAAGATGCTGTTTCAGCAGAAGAAAAAACAAAAATTATTGATGCAGCAGCAGCTTTAGAAGAAGTTTTAAAAGATGAAAATGCTACAAAAGAACAAATTGAAGAAAAAGTAAAAGCTTTAACTGAAGTTTCTCACAAGTTAGCAGAAGCTATGTATAAAAAAGAAGGTGGTGACCAAGCAGGTGCTGGTGCACAACCAAATCAAAAGGCTAAAAAAGATGACGATGATGTTATCGATGCTGAAGTAGAGTAA
- the grpE gene encoding nucleotide exchange factor GrpE, whose protein sequence is MSEETKEELKQEELPLEEEVNETVETTEENQNCDENKELSLEEKVAELEGKLKESEDKYFRVHADFENIKKRLEKEKYQAIDYASEKFAKDLLTPIDTLEMALAAEEAAKELPTEELLSKLKEGVELTIKNFYTAFEKHDITLVETDGEFDPNFHDAVMQVDSEDHEDGQIVQQLQKGYKFKDRLLRPAMVSICKK, encoded by the coding sequence TTGAGTGAAGAAACAAAAGAAGAACTAAAACAAGAAGAACTTCCTTTAGAAGAGGAAGTTAATGAGACAGTAGAAACTACTGAAGAGAATCAAAACTGTGATGAAAATAAAGAATTAAGTCTTGAAGAAAAAGTTGCTGAACTTGAAGGAAAACTAAAAGAGAGTGAAGATAAATACTTTAGAGTTCATGCAGATTTTGAGAATATTAAAAAAAGATTGGAAAAAGAAAAGTATCAAGCAATTGATTATGCAAGTGAGAAGTTTGCAAAAGATTTATTAACACCAATTGACACTCTTGAGATGGCTCTTGCTGCTGAAGAAGCAGCAAAAGAATTGCCTACTGAAGAGCTTTTATCAAAATTAAAAGAAGGTGTAGAATTGACAATTAAGAATTTTTATACTGCTTTTGAAAAACATGATATTACATTAGTAGAAACTGATGGTGAATTTGATCCAAATTTTCATGATGCGGTAATGCAAGTTGATAGTGAAGATCATGAAGATGGACAAATAGTTCAACAACTTCAAAAAGGTTATAAATTTAAAGATAGGCTATTAAGACCAGCAATGGTTTCAATTTGTAAAAAGTAA
- a CDS encoding heat-shock protein translates to MIDKKEFLLHSIIKAYIEHLEPIGSTQLKSMYDIAYSPATIRGYFKKLGDEGFLAQEHVSSGRTPTTEALKLYWTNKLNFKLNFVDEDAIEYLSKHIGITVFVQEQKSDTLKDILNVENRYMILEFSSFSITVKYTDMLYRFLSDMRGLELIHIVNISKQVGAYEIYEKVSLHLQNKNFHIYNTKDFFSLALRFDLDEKSINSFLKGKILDSIDEGLYFDEIIPEGYIGICHNCKIKNNDIKMLVVGELSKDYEYFFNKISMI, encoded by the coding sequence ATGATTGACAAAAAAGAGTTTTTATTACATTCCATAATTAAAGCATATATTGAGCATTTAGAACCGATAGGTTCAACACAATTAAAATCAATGTATGACATAGCATACTCTCCTGCAACTATTAGGGGTTACTTTAAAAAGTTAGGGGATGAAGGATTTTTAGCTCAAGAGCATGTAAGTAGTGGGAGAACTCCTACAACTGAAGCTTTAAAGCTTTATTGGACTAATAAATTAAATTTTAAACTCAATTTTGTAGATGAAGATGCAATAGAATATCTTTCTAAACATATAGGCATTACAGTTTTTGTGCAAGAACAGAAATCTGATACTTTAAAAGATATATTAAATGTAGAGAACAGATATATGATTCTTGAGTTTAGTTCTTTTTCAATAACTGTAAAATATACAGATATGCTTTATAGATTTTTATCAGATATGAGAGGTTTAGAACTTATTCATATTGTTAATATTTCAAAGCAGGTAGGAGCCTATGAAATTTATGAAAAGGTGAGTTTACATCTTCAAAATAAGAATTTTCATATCTATAATACTAAAGATTTTTTTTCTTTAGCACTTAGATTTGACCTTGATGAAAAAAGTATTAACTCTTTTTTGAAAGGCAAAATTTTAGACTCAATTGATGAAGGTTTATATTTTGATGAAATTATTCCTGAGGGATATATAGGTATTTGTCATAATTGTAAAATAAAAAACAATGATATTAAAATGTTAGTAGTTGGGGAGTTATCTAAAGACTACGAATATTTTTTTAATAAAATAAGTATGATTTAG
- a CDS encoding TAXI family TRAP transporter solute-binding subunit: MKKLASAALVAALTIPAFSAEFITIGTGSVTGTYYPTGGAICRLVNKYKKETKIRCSVESTGGSEYNINTIKNKELDFGVAQSDVVYNMSKGLKKYEGKAVDKLRSVMAIYPELFTLVTRKEAGIKGILDIKGKKINVGNPGSGHASTADTLFPYLGISKDDLSFAGVLKAGESPDALRDNKVDGYFYMVGHPTANIKDASNSVDIAITPIVGPAVDKMIKDNPYFAKANVPAGIYKGVDKPVPTFGVKAVLVTSTDVSDKAVYTLVKAILENFEDFKKLHPAYSNITKKSLLDGLSAPLHEGAKKYYKEAGLL, from the coding sequence ATGAAAAAATTAGCTAGTGCAGCTTTAGTTGCTGCTTTAACAATCCCAGCATTTTCTGCTGAATTTATTACAATTGGTACAGGAAGTGTTACTGGAACTTATTACCCAACTGGTGGAGCAATTTGTAGGTTGGTTAATAAATATAAAAAAGAGACTAAGATTAGATGTTCTGTTGAATCAACTGGTGGTTCTGAATACAATATTAATACAATTAAAAACAAAGAATTAGATTTTGGTGTTGCACAATCTGATGTTGTATATAATATGTCAAAAGGGCTAAAAAAATATGAAGGTAAAGCTGTTGATAAATTAAGATCAGTAATGGCTATTTACCCTGAATTATTTACTTTAGTTACTAGAAAAGAAGCTGGTATTAAAGGTATTCTAGATATAAAAGGGAAAAAAATAAATGTAGGAAACCCTGGAAGTGGACATGCTTCTACTGCTGATACATTATTTCCTTATTTAGGAATTTCAAAAGATGACTTAAGTTTTGCAGGAGTTTTAAAAGCAGGAGAATCTCCAGATGCTTTAAGAGACAATAAAGTTGATGGATATTTTTATATGGTTGGTCATCCAACTGCAAATATTAAAGATGCCTCAAACTCTGTTGATATAGCAATCACTCCAATAGTTGGACCAGCTGTTGATAAAATGATTAAAGACAATCCTTACTTTGCAAAGGCAAATGTTCCAGCTGGAATCTATAAAGGTGTTGATAAACCTGTTCCTACTTTTGGTGTTAAAGCTGTATTAGTAACAAGTACAGATGTTAGTGATAAAGCGGTTTATACTTTAGTAAAAGCTATCTTAGAGAATTTTGAAGACTTTAAAAAACTTCATCCAGCATATTCTAATATTACAAAAAAATCATTACTTGATGGATTAAGTGCTCCTTTACATGAAGGTGCGAAAAAATATTATAAAGAGGCTGGATTACTATAA